The Sesamum indicum cultivar Zhongzhi No. 13 linkage group LG6, S_indicum_v1.0, whole genome shotgun sequence genome has a segment encoding these proteins:
- the LOC105164431 gene encoding crocetin glucosyltransferase, chloroplastic-like, translating into MSPRHVLLVTFPAQGHINPSLQFAKRLVNMGIEVTFATSVYAQRRMEETADGDLPKGLKFTPYSDGYDDGFTFSDDGKKYMMEIRSRASKTLKDTVMAAAKRGRPISCFIHTLLLPWVSKVAREVHIPSALLWIQSATVFNAYYYYFNGYGDQIKAQSNDPTWKIQLPGIPILLSKHDIPSFMLATSSERYSYALTSFNEQLEVLDVETKPKVLVNTFDSLEPDVLMSIDKYELIGVGPLIPSAFLDGKDPLDTSFGGDLFQKSDDYIEWLESKPKSSVVYVSFGSLLSLPKSQMEEIAKGLLDSGRPFLWVRRVNEKAKEEKKEENENLSCMEELEKVGRIVSWCSQLEVLTHPSLGCFMTHCGWNSTLESISCGVPVVAFPHWTDQGTNAKLIEDVWKTGVRVRANEDGVVECAEIRRCIEEVMDGGEKSIELRHNAEKWKSLAGEAMEENGSSNMNLKAFLEEVGAGCHSFF; encoded by the coding sequence ATGAGCCCCCGACATGTCCTCCTAGTGACATTTCCAGCACAAGGCCACATCAATCCATCCCTTCAATTTGCCAAAAGGCTCGTCAACATGGGCATTGAAGTCACCTTTGCCACCAGCGTATACGCACAGCGCCGCATGGAGGAAACTGCCGACGGGGACCTACCAAAGGGCCTAAAATTTACCCCATATTCTGATGGATATGATGATGGATTCACTTTCAGCGATGATGGCAAGAAATACATGATGGAGATAAGAAGTCGAGCCTCCAAGACTCTAAAAGATACTGTCATGGCTGCGGCCAAGCGGGGTCGTCCGATCTCGTGCTTCATTCATACTCTCTTGTTACCATGGGTGTCAAAGGTGGCGCGTGAAGTCCACATCCCGAGTGCTCTTCTCTGGATCCAATCAGCCACTGTCTTTAATGCATACTACTACTATTTCAATGGCTATGGAGATCAAATTAAAGCCCAATCCAATGACCCTACGTGGAAAATTCAGTTGCCTGGAATTCCAATATTGCTCTCCAAACATGACATTCCATCTTTCATGCTTGCTACAAGCTCGGAGAGGTATAGCTATGCTCTTACGTCTTTTAACGAACAGCTGGAGGTGTTGGATGTTGAAACAAAGCCGAAAGTGCTTGTCAACACATTTGATTCTTTGGAGCCTGATGTGCTCATGTCCATAGACAAGTATGAATTAATTGGAGTTGGACCCTTGATTCCTTCTGCTTTCTTGGATGGTAAAGATCCTTTGGATACGTCGTTTGGTGGagatctttttcaaaaatctgATGACTACATAGAATGGCTGGAATCGAAGCCCAAATCCTCAGTTGTTTATGTGTCTTTTGGGAGTTTGCTTAGCCTCCCAAAGTCTCAGATGGAGGAGATTGCAAAAGGGTTACTAGACAGTGGTAGGCCGTTTCTGTGGGTTAGACGAGTTAATGAAAAAGCCAAGgaggagaagaaagaagagaatgaGAACTTAAGTTGCATGGAGGAATTGGAAAAAGTAGGGAGAATTGTGTCATGGTGCTCTCAACTTGAAGTTTTGACTCACCCATCGTTGGGGTGTTTCATGACACATTGCGGGTGGAATTCGACCCTTGAGAGCATATCTTGTGGTGTTCCAGTGGTTGCTTTTCCGCACTGGACGGATCAAGGGACCAACGCCAAGTTGATTGAAGATGTATGGAAGACGGGTGTTAGAGTGAGAGCCAACGAAGACGGGGTGGTCGAGTGCGCAGAGATAAGGAGGTGTATTGAGGAAGTGATGGATGGAGGGGAAAAGAGCATAGAACTGAGACATAATGCTGAGAAATGGAAGAGTTTGGCCGGAGAAGCAATGGAGGAGAATGGATCTTCTAATATGAATTTGAAGGCCTTTCTTGAAGAAGTTGGAGCTGGTTGTCACTCTTTCTTTTGA